A window of the Lactuca sativa cultivar Salinas chromosome 7, Lsat_Salinas_v11, whole genome shotgun sequence genome harbors these coding sequences:
- the LOC111887687 gene encoding probable protein phosphatase 2C 44 — MEKRYPVATGGILHKIKKAACLDASSSDTGKGKSKSSDNQVSHGFHLVEGQSGHDMEDYHVAEYRNIKGHVLGLFAIFDGHLGDRVPSYLKDNLFNNILNEPSFWKDPMKAIKDAYRSTDQFILENSGQLGPGGSTAVTAIVIDGKDLWVANIGDSRAVLCERGSANQLTVDHEPHVERKRIEKQGGFVTILPGDVPRVNGQLAVARAFGDQSLKAHLSSEPDIRHVPIDPTIELVILASDGLWKVMSNHEAIEMVKSIKDPLAAAKRLTSEALARKSKDDISCIVIRFG, encoded by the exons ATGGAGAAGAGATATCCCGTTGCAACTGGTGGAATCCTCCACAAAATCAAG AAAGCTGCTTGCCTTGATGCATCATCATCTGACACTGGAAAAGGAAAAAGTAAGTCATCTGATAATCAAGTGTCTCATGGATTCCACTTGGTTGAAGGGCAATCTGGTCATGACATGGAAGATTACCACGTGGCAGAATACAGAAACATAAAGGGTCATGTTCTTGGACTATTTGCCATTTTTGATGGCCATTTAGGTGATCGTGTGCCAAGTTATTTGAAAGATAATCTTTTTAACAACATTCTTAATGAG CCAAGTTTTTGGAAAGATCCAATGAAGGCAATAAAAGATGCATATCGTTCTACCGACCAATTTATCCTTGAGAATTCCGGGCAGTTAGGTCCGGGCGGGTCAACTGCGGTCACCGCAATTGTTATTGACGGTAAAGATCTGTGGGTGGCAAACATAGGCGATTCTAGGGCGGTCTTGTGTGAGAGGGGTTCCGCCAATCAACTTACTGTGGACCATGAACCGCACGTAGAAAGAAAAAGGATCGAGAAACAGGGTGGATTTGTCACTATTCTTCCAG GTGATGTTCCTCGAGTGAATGGCCAGCTAGCGGTTGCTCGTGCTTTTGGGGACCAAAGCCTAAAAGCACATCTAAGTTCAGAACCCGACATACGACATGTACCCATCGACCCCACCATAGAGCTTGTAATATTGGCAAGTGATGGCTTATGGAAG GTGATGAGCAACCACGAGGCAATCGAGATGGTGAAATCCATCAAAGATCCCTTAGCAGCCGCCAAGCGTTTGACCTCAGAGGCATTAGCAAGAAAAAGCAAAGATGATATTTCATGCATTGTTATTCGATTCGGTTGA
- the LOC111887686 gene encoding leucine-rich repeat extensin-like protein 4, which translates to MPPPRLRSLLLLLLISTTTLQICSAAENDDVNKLVFENPRLRQAYIALQAWKSAIFSDPFNFTTNWKGSNVCSYSGVYCAPSIPNPSIRVVAGIDLNHADIAGYLPPELGLLTDLALFHINSNRFCGTVPTTFKNLTLLHELDLSNNRFVGVFPTVVLSLPALKYLDLRFNEFEGSVPTKLFDKDLDAVFLNDNRFQFGIPPNLGNSPVSVLVLANNNLGGCIPASIGQMGKTLNEIILMNDNLTGCLPVQIGMLKQVTVFDVSFNNLQGPLPAAIGGMRSVEQLNVAHNRLTGVVPDSICRLPRLQNFTYSFNYFTGEAPSCSAAGGGGGKVFDDGKNCIIGKTNQRSVRECSSGDARPVDCRKLQCGGVSSPAPSSSPTPTSPSTPSPTSPSVPTTPSAPTPTSPSGPNTPSAPTPTSPSAPTPTSVPTPTTPTTPTPSQPPSTMPTPHPPSVQPSPPPPTSESSPNTKLHPPPPPREGTTPSIHYPPPPPVSQITPPTGQPVPSPPHGSQGSPPQGSIPSPPQGSTPSPPQGSHQSPPHGSHHSPPHGSHQSPPTGQPIPSPPHGGQGSPPQGSHGSPPHGSHGSPPAGQPVPSPPHGGQGSPPQGSHHSPPHGGHHSPPHGSHGSPPAGQPVPSPPHGSHGSPPQGSTPSPPHGSHQSPPHGSQTSPPPPQHIPVPSPDNSPPGHVSTSPPPPSSHSLPPPPPPSSGCILPTPPPPPPPQQWHHPPPSPTQQPQSPPPPTTHHHSPPPPPHQTQPPSPPHKPTHPQPPPDNTPLPPVIGVSYASPPPPVIPYY; encoded by the coding sequence ATGCCTCCACCGCGCTTACGCTCCCTCCTCCTCCTCTTGCTCATTTCCACCACCACCCTCCAGATCTGCTCCGCCGCCGAAAACGACGACGTAAACAAGCTTGTTTTCGAGAACCCAAGGCTCCGGCAAGCCTACATTGCTCTCCAAGCATGGAAATCCGCCATCTTTTCCGACCCCTTCAACTTCACCACCAACTGGAAAGGCTCAAACGTCTGTTCCTACAGCGGTGTCTACTGCGCCCCCTCCATACCCAACCCCTCTATCCGTGTCGTCGCCGGCATAGACCTCAACCATGCTGATATCGCCGGTTATCTCCCACCGGAGCTCGGCTTACTCACTGACCTAGCACTTTTCCACATCAACTCAAACCGCTTCTGTGGCACTGTTCCGACGACTTTCAAGAACCTTACATTACTACACGAGCTCGATTTAAGTAACAACCGCTTCGTCGGAGTTTTCCCGACGGTGGTCTTGTCTTTGCCGGCGTTGAAGTATTTGGATCTCCGGTTCAACGAGTTTGAGGGGTCTGTACCTACGAAGCTGTTTGATAAAGATCTTGATGCGGTTTTTTTGAATGATAACCGGTTTCAGTTCGGCATTCCGCCGAACTTGGGTAACTCGCCGGTGTCTGTTCTTGTTTTAGCGAACAATAATCTCGGTGGTTGTATTCCGGCGAGTATTGGTCAGATGGGGAAAACGTTGAACGAGATTATTCTCATGAATGATAATCTAACGGGGTGTTTGCCGGTGCAAATCGGAATGTTGAAGCAGGTGACGGTTTTTGACGTCAGCTTTAACAATCTTCAAGGGCCGTTGCCGGCGGCGATTGGTGGAATGAGAAGTGTGGAGCAGCTGAATGTGGCGCATAACCGGCTGACTGGAGTGGTGCCGGATAGTATTTGTAGGTTGCCGAGATTGCAGAACTTTACTTACTCTTTTAACTACTTCACTGGTGAAGCGCCGTCGTGCTCTGCTgccggaggtggtggtggtaaggTGTTTGATGACGGGAAGAATTGTATTATTGGAAAGACGAACCAGCGATCAGTTAGGGAGTGTTCCTCTGGAGATGCTCGTCCTGTTGATTGTAGGAAGCTACAATGTGGTGGTGTTTCATCGCCGGCGCCGTCATCTTCTCCTACTCCGACTTCACCTTCAACTCCTTCTCCGACGTCACCTTCTGTTCCCACTACACCGTCAGCTCCTACCCCGACGTCACCTTCTGGTCCCAATACACCGTCAGCTCCTACTCCGACGTCACCGTCGGCTCCTACTCCGACGTCAGTTCCTACTCCAACGACACCAACGACTCCGACACCGTCTCAACCCCCTTCTACCATGCCTACACCACATCCGCCATCTGTTCagccatcaccaccaccgccTACTTCTGAGAGTTCACCAAATACAAAGTTACACCCTCCACCACCGCCTAGAGAGGGAACTACTCCATCAATCCattatccaccaccaccaccagtgtCCCAGATCACACCACCAACTGGACAACCTGTGCCATCACCGCCACATGGAAGTCAGGGATCCCCACCTCAGGGAAGCATACCTTCTCCACCACAGGGAAGCACACCTTCTCCACCTCAAGGAAGCCACCAATCGCCGCCACATGGTAGCCACCATTCTCCGCCACATGGTAGCCATCAATCGCCACCAACGGGTCAACCTATACCATCACCACCACACGGAGGCCAAGGATCTCCGCCACAAGGAAGCCACGGATCGCCTCCACATGGAAGCCACGGGTCTCCACCAGCAGGTCAACCTGTACCATCACCGCCACATGGAGGCCAAGGATCTCCGCCACAAGGAAGCCACCATTCACCGCCACATGGAGGCCACCATTCACCGCCACATGGAAGCCACGGATCTCCACCAGCAGGTCAACCTGTACCATCACCGCCACATGGAAGCCATGGATCTCCACCACAGGGAAGCACTCCATCTCCACCACACGGTAGCCACCAATCGCCGCCTCATGGAAGCCAAACCTCACCACCTCCACCCCAACATATTCCAGTTCCATCACCGGACAATTCTCCACCCGGCCACGTCAGCACCTCGCCTCCACCTCCATCATCCCATTCActtcctccgccaccaccaccatcatctggATGCATTCTACcaacaccaccacctccaccgccACCACAACAATggcaccacccaccaccatcaccaacaCAACAACCTCAATCTCCACcgccacccaccacccaccatcattccccaccaccacctccacatcAAACCCAACCACCCTCACCACCCCATAAACCCACACACCCACAACCCCCACCGGACAACACCCCTCTTCCGCCAGTGATCGGGGTATCCTACGCCTCCCCACCACCACCGGTAATTCCGTACTATTAA